The Streptomyces sp. HUAS CB01 genome has a segment encoding these proteins:
- a CDS encoding acetoacetate--CoA ligase has protein sequence MTSAANPAPLWQPDADRVAAARITRFQAWAAERHGAPAEGGYPALHRWSVDRLETFWQAVAEWFDVRFSTPCERVLADRGMPGARWFPGATLNYAEHALRTAEDPARAHEPALIHVDETHDPVPVSWAELRRQVGSLAAELRALGVRPGDRVSGYLPNVPQAVTALLATAAVGATWTSCAPDFGARSVLDRFQQVEPVVLFTVDGYRYGGKEHDRADVVAELRRELPTLRAVVHIPLLGTPAPEGALAWSDLTAGDAEPVFEQVPFDHPLWVLYSSGTTGLPKAIVQSQGGILLEHFKQLGLHCDLGPGDRFFWYTSTGWMMWNFLVSGLLTGTTVVLYDGSPGHPDTGAQWAIAERTGTTLFGTSAAYVMACRKAGVHPSRDHDLSRITCVATTGSPLPPDGFRWLHDEVREDLWIASVSGGTDVCSCFAGAVPTLPVHIGELQAACLGTDLQSWDPHGKPLVGEVGELVVTNPMPSMPIRFWNDPDGSRYRESYFEMFPGVWRHGDWITITDHGSVVIHGRSDSTLNRQGVRMGSADIYEAVERLPEIKESLVIGLEEPDGGYWMPLFVHLAPGAALDDDLRSRIKRTIREQLSPRHVPDDIIEVPGVPHTLTGKRIEVPVKRLLQGTALTKAVNPGSVDNLELLRFYEELARKRGAERG, from the coding sequence ATGACCTCAGCAGCGAACCCTGCCCCCCTCTGGCAGCCGGACGCCGACCGCGTCGCAGCGGCCCGGATCACCCGCTTCCAGGCATGGGCGGCCGAGCGCCACGGCGCACCCGCCGAGGGCGGCTACCCGGCCCTGCACCGCTGGTCGGTCGACCGGCTCGAGACCTTCTGGCAGGCGGTCGCGGAATGGTTCGACGTACGGTTCTCCACGCCTTGCGAGCGCGTACTCGCCGACCGCGGCATGCCCGGCGCCCGGTGGTTCCCCGGCGCCACCCTCAACTACGCCGAGCACGCCCTGCGCACCGCCGAGGACCCCGCACGCGCCCATGAGCCGGCCCTCATCCATGTGGACGAAACACATGACCCTGTCCCCGTCAGCTGGGCCGAGCTGCGCCGCCAGGTCGGATCACTCGCCGCCGAGCTCCGCGCGCTCGGCGTACGCCCGGGCGACCGCGTCAGCGGCTATCTGCCCAACGTCCCGCAGGCCGTGACCGCCCTCCTCGCCACCGCCGCCGTCGGCGCCACCTGGACCTCGTGCGCCCCCGACTTCGGCGCCCGCAGCGTCCTCGACCGCTTCCAGCAGGTCGAGCCCGTGGTCCTGTTCACCGTGGACGGCTACCGCTACGGCGGCAAGGAGCACGACCGCGCCGACGTCGTCGCCGAACTCCGCCGCGAACTGCCCACCCTGCGCGCCGTCGTCCACATCCCCCTTCTCGGCACCCCGGCCCCCGAAGGCGCCCTCGCATGGTCCGACCTCACCGCCGGCGACGCCGAGCCCGTCTTCGAGCAGGTCCCCTTCGACCACCCGCTGTGGGTCCTCTACTCCTCCGGCACGACCGGGCTGCCCAAGGCGATCGTCCAGTCCCAGGGCGGCATCCTCCTCGAGCACTTCAAGCAACTCGGGCTGCACTGCGACCTCGGCCCCGGCGACCGCTTCTTCTGGTACACCTCCACCGGCTGGATGATGTGGAACTTCCTCGTCTCCGGCCTGCTCACCGGCACCACCGTCGTGCTGTACGACGGCAGCCCCGGCCACCCGGACACCGGAGCCCAGTGGGCCATCGCCGAACGCACCGGGACGACCCTCTTCGGCACCTCCGCCGCCTACGTCATGGCGTGCCGCAAGGCCGGTGTGCACCCCTCACGGGACCACGACCTCTCACGGATCACGTGCGTCGCCACCACCGGCTCCCCGCTGCCGCCCGACGGATTCCGCTGGCTCCACGACGAGGTCCGCGAGGACCTGTGGATCGCCTCCGTCAGCGGCGGTACGGACGTCTGCAGCTGCTTCGCGGGCGCCGTACCGACCCTGCCCGTCCACATCGGCGAGCTCCAGGCCGCCTGCCTCGGCACCGACCTGCAGTCCTGGGACCCCCACGGCAAGCCCCTCGTCGGCGAGGTCGGCGAGCTCGTCGTCACCAACCCCATGCCGTCCATGCCGATCCGCTTCTGGAACGACCCCGACGGCAGCCGCTACCGGGAGAGCTACTTCGAGATGTTCCCGGGCGTCTGGCGGCACGGCGACTGGATCACCATCACCGACCACGGCTCCGTCGTCATCCACGGCAGGTCCGACTCCACCCTGAACCGCCAGGGCGTCCGCATGGGCTCCGCGGACATCTACGAGGCGGTGGAACGGCTCCCCGAGATCAAGGAGTCCCTCGTCATCGGCCTCGAGGAACCCGACGGCGGCTACTGGATGCCGCTCTTCGTCCACCTCGCCCCGGGCGCCGCGCTCGACGACGACCTGCGCTCCCGGATCAAGCGGACCATCCGCGAGCAGCTGTCCCCGCGCCACGTCCCGGACGACATCATCGAGGTCCCCGGCGTA